From a region of the Syngnathus typhle isolate RoL2023-S1 ecotype Sweden linkage group LG12, RoL_Styp_1.0, whole genome shotgun sequence genome:
- the LOC133163042 gene encoding serine/threonine-protein phosphatase 2A 55 kDa regulatory subunit B alpha isoform isoform X1, whose product MAGAGGDMQWCFSQVKGAIDDDVAEADIISTVEFNHTGELLATGDKGGRVVIFQQEIENKSMPQFRSEYNVYSTFQSHEPEFDYLKSLEIEEKINKIRWLPQKNAAQFLLSTNDKTMKLWKISERDRRPEGYNLKEEDGRYKDPNTITSLRVPVLIPMDLMVEASPRRVFANAHTYHINSISVNSDNETYLSADDLRINLWHLEITDRSFNVVDIKPANMEELTEVITAAEFHPHQCNTFVYSSSKGTIRLCDMRISALCDKHSKLFEEPEDPSNRSFFSEIISSISDVKFSHNGRYMMTRDYLSVKIWDLNMENRPVETYQVHEHLRSKLCSLYENDCIFDKFECCWNGNDSVVMTGSYNNFFRMFDRSQRRDVTLEASRENIKPMQVLKPRKVCVGGKRKKDEISVDSLDFNKKILHTAWHPQDNIIAVATTNNLYIFQDKVN is encoded by the exons ATGGCAG GAGCTGGAGGTGACATGCAGTGGTGCTTCTCTCAGGTGAAAGGAGCCATTGATGACGATGTGGCTGAAG CCGACATCATCTCCACGGTTGAGTTCAACCACACAGGTGAGCTGCTGGCCACGGGTGACAAAGGTGGGCGTGTGGTTATTTTCCAGCAGGAAATAGAG AACAAGAGTATGCCTCAGTTTCGGAGCGAGTACAACGTTTATAGCACTTTCCAAAGTCACGAGCCCGAGTTTGACTACTTGAAGAGTTTGGAGATTGAAGAAAAGATCAACAAGATTCGCTGGCTCCCTCAGAAGAACGCCGCTCAGTTCCTGCTGTCAACTAACG ATAAAACCATGAAGTTGTGGAAGATCAGTGAACGAGACCGGCGACCGGAGGGCTACAATCTTAAAGAAGAAGATGGACGCTACAAGGATCCCAACACTATCACCTCATTACGG GTGCCAGTTTTGATACCCATGGACCTCATGGTGGAAGCCAGCCCACGCAGGGTGTTCGCCAACGCACACACCTACCACATCAACTCCATCTCGGTCAACAGCGACAACGAGACCTACCTGTCGGCGGACGACCTCCGCATCAACCTTTGGCACCTGGAGATCACCGACCGCAGCTTCa ATGTTGTTGACATCAAGCCAGCCAACATGGAGGAGCTGACGGAGGTGATCACAGCAGCCGAGTTCCATCCTCATCAGTGCAACACTTTTGTCTACAGCAGCAGCAAAGGAACCATCCGTCTGTGCGACATGAGGATCTCCGCACTCTGTGACAAGCACTCCAAAC TTTTTGAGGAGCCAGAAGATCCCAGTAATCGCTCGTTCTTCTCCGAGATTATTTCGTCAATCTCGGACGTGAAATTTAGTCACAACGGACGCTACATGATGACCAGGGACTATTTGTCTGTGAAGATTTGGGACTTGAACATGGAGAACAGGCCGGTGGAGACTTATCAG GTCCACGAGCACCTGAGGAGCAAACTGTGCTCGCTCTACGAAAACGACTGCATCTTTGACAAGTTTGAATGTTGCTGGAATGGCAACGACAG CGTGGTGATGACCGGCTCGTACAACAATTTCTTCCGGATGTTCGACCGGAGCCAGCGGCGCGACGTCACTTTGGAGGCCTCCCGGGAGAACATCAAGCCCATGCAGGTCCTCAAACCCCGCAAGGTGTGCGTGGGGGGCAAGCGCAAGAAGGACGAGATCAGCGTGGACAGTTTGGACTTTAACAAGAAGATCCTGCACACCGCCTGGC
- the LOC133163042 gene encoding serine/threonine-protein phosphatase 2A 55 kDa regulatory subunit B alpha isoform isoform X2, which yields MQWCFSQVKGAIDDDVAEADIISTVEFNHTGELLATGDKGGRVVIFQQEIENKSMPQFRSEYNVYSTFQSHEPEFDYLKSLEIEEKINKIRWLPQKNAAQFLLSTNDKTMKLWKISERDRRPEGYNLKEEDGRYKDPNTITSLRVPVLIPMDLMVEASPRRVFANAHTYHINSISVNSDNETYLSADDLRINLWHLEITDRSFNVVDIKPANMEELTEVITAAEFHPHQCNTFVYSSSKGTIRLCDMRISALCDKHSKLFEEPEDPSNRSFFSEIISSISDVKFSHNGRYMMTRDYLSVKIWDLNMENRPVETYQVHEHLRSKLCSLYENDCIFDKFECCWNGNDSVVMTGSYNNFFRMFDRSQRRDVTLEASRENIKPMQVLKPRKVCVGGKRKKDEISVDSLDFNKKILHTAWHPQDNIIAVATTNNLYIFQDKVN from the exons ATGCAGTGGTGCTTCTCTCAGGTGAAAGGAGCCATTGATGACGATGTGGCTGAAG CCGACATCATCTCCACGGTTGAGTTCAACCACACAGGTGAGCTGCTGGCCACGGGTGACAAAGGTGGGCGTGTGGTTATTTTCCAGCAGGAAATAGAG AACAAGAGTATGCCTCAGTTTCGGAGCGAGTACAACGTTTATAGCACTTTCCAAAGTCACGAGCCCGAGTTTGACTACTTGAAGAGTTTGGAGATTGAAGAAAAGATCAACAAGATTCGCTGGCTCCCTCAGAAGAACGCCGCTCAGTTCCTGCTGTCAACTAACG ATAAAACCATGAAGTTGTGGAAGATCAGTGAACGAGACCGGCGACCGGAGGGCTACAATCTTAAAGAAGAAGATGGACGCTACAAGGATCCCAACACTATCACCTCATTACGG GTGCCAGTTTTGATACCCATGGACCTCATGGTGGAAGCCAGCCCACGCAGGGTGTTCGCCAACGCACACACCTACCACATCAACTCCATCTCGGTCAACAGCGACAACGAGACCTACCTGTCGGCGGACGACCTCCGCATCAACCTTTGGCACCTGGAGATCACCGACCGCAGCTTCa ATGTTGTTGACATCAAGCCAGCCAACATGGAGGAGCTGACGGAGGTGATCACAGCAGCCGAGTTCCATCCTCATCAGTGCAACACTTTTGTCTACAGCAGCAGCAAAGGAACCATCCGTCTGTGCGACATGAGGATCTCCGCACTCTGTGACAAGCACTCCAAAC TTTTTGAGGAGCCAGAAGATCCCAGTAATCGCTCGTTCTTCTCCGAGATTATTTCGTCAATCTCGGACGTGAAATTTAGTCACAACGGACGCTACATGATGACCAGGGACTATTTGTCTGTGAAGATTTGGGACTTGAACATGGAGAACAGGCCGGTGGAGACTTATCAG GTCCACGAGCACCTGAGGAGCAAACTGTGCTCGCTCTACGAAAACGACTGCATCTTTGACAAGTTTGAATGTTGCTGGAATGGCAACGACAG CGTGGTGATGACCGGCTCGTACAACAATTTCTTCCGGATGTTCGACCGGAGCCAGCGGCGCGACGTCACTTTGGAGGCCTCCCGGGAGAACATCAAGCCCATGCAGGTCCTCAAACCCCGCAAGGTGTGCGTGGGGGGCAAGCGCAAGAAGGACGAGATCAGCGTGGACAGTTTGGACTTTAACAAGAAGATCCTGCACACCGCCTGGC